A window from Telopea speciosissima isolate NSW1024214 ecotype Mountain lineage chromosome 8, Tspe_v1, whole genome shotgun sequence encodes these proteins:
- the LOC122670658 gene encoding ammonium transporter 2-like, with translation MATEAYQEHLPSVPGWLNKGDNAWQMTAATLVGLQSMPGLVILYGSIVKKKWAVNSAFMALYAFAAVLICWVLVCYRMAFGDKILPFWGKGGPALSQSYLIRRAAVPATADNNTPMTEPFYPMATLVYFQFTFAAITLVLLAGSVLGRMNIKAWMAFVPLWLIFSYTVGAFSLWGGGFLYHWGVIDYSGGYVIHLSSGIAGFTAAYWVGPRLKSDRERFPPNNVLLMLAGAGLLWMGWSGFNGGAPYAANIDASIAVLNTNICAATSLLMWTSLDVIYFGKPSVIGAVQGMMTGLVCITPGAGVVQAWAAIVMGILSGSIPWFTMMILHKKSTLLQKVDDTLGVLHTHAVAGLLGGVLTGLLAEPVLSNLILPETGSRGAFYGKRGGVQLLKQLVAAAFVIGWNIVSTTVILLAIRLVIPLRMPEEQLVIGDDAVHGEEAYALWGDGEKYDATKHGHVSTYNIHDESTPSRNLNGTARGVTIQL, from the exons ATGGCGACTGAGGCGTACCAGGAGCACCTCCCGTCCGTGCCTGGTTGGCTAAACAAAGGCGACAACGCATGGCAGATGACAGCAGCCACTCTTGTTGGCCTCCAAAGCATGCCAGGCTTAGTAATCCTCTATGGCAGCATCGTTAAGAAGAAATGGGCCGTCAACTCAGCTTTCATGGCTCTCTATGCCTTCGCAGCTGTCCTCATATGTTGGGTTCTCGTCTGCTACCGAATGGCCTTCGGTGACAAGATTCTCCCCTTCTGGGGCAAAGGTGGTCCTGCCCTCTCCCAGTCTTACCTCATCCGCCGTGCTGCCGTCCCTGCAACCGCCGATAATAACACGCCCATGACCGAACCCTTCTACCCAATGGCCACACTCGTCTACTTCCAATTCACCTTCGCTGCTATCACACTTGTATTGCTAGCTGGATCTGTTCTTGGTCGCATGAACATCAAGGCCTGGATGGCTTTTGTTCCTCTTTGGCTCATTTTCTCATACACCGTCGGTGCATTCAGTTTATGGGGTGGTGGCTTCCTCTATCACTGGGGTGTCATCGATTACTCCGGCGGTTACGTCATCCATCTCTCTTCCGGTATCGCTGGCTTCACTGCAGCCTACTGG GTGGGACCAAGGTTGAAGAGCGACAGGGAGAGATTTCCGCCCAACAACGTGCTGTTGATGCTTGCAGGTGCAGGGCTTTTGTGGATGGGTTGGTCAGGTTTTAACGGCGGAGCACCTTACGCCGCCAACATCGATGCTTCGATAGCTGTGCTAAACACCAACATATGCGCAGCCACGAGCCTTCTCATGTGGACATCACTCGATGTGATCTATTTCGGAAAACCATCGGTGATCGGAGCCGTTCAAGGTATGATGACAGGTCTCGTCTGCATAACTCCCGGCGCCGGAGTGGTTCAAGCATGGGCGGCGATAGTGATGGGTATACTTTCCGGCAGCATTCCATGGTTCACAATGATGATTCTACACAAGAAGTCCACCTTACTACAgaag GTGGATGACACACTAGGGGTATTACACACACACGCTGTGGCTGGGCTATTAGGAGGTGTGTTGACGGGGTTGTTGGCAGAACCGGTACTGAGTAATCTCATTCTACCGGAAACCGGCTCGAGGGGTGCATTTTATGGGAAGCGAGGAGGAGTGCAGCTTCTGAAGCAACTGGTTGCGGCGGCATTTGTGATCGGGTGGAACATAGTGTCTACGACTGTGATACTGCTGGCTATACGGTTGGTTATACCGTTGAGGATGCCGGAAGAGCAGTTGGTGATAGGAGACGACGCGGTGCATGGAGAAGAAGCTTACGCTCTTTGGGGTGATGGAGAAAAGTATGATGCTACCAAACACGGCCACGTGTCCACATATAACATTCATGATGAATCTACACCGTCCCGTAATCTTAATGGGACCGCCAGGGGAGTAACCATTCAACTGTAA